CGGCCGGGCCGTGCTCCGCCACGATGTCCTGCCAGGCACGCACGGCCGCCAGCACGGCCGCGCACTGCGCGGTGTGGGCGAACCGGAAATCGTCGCCGTCCACGGTCTCGTCGGGGAATTCGGTGATGAGCGTCACGGGCGCTCCGCGCGGCACTTCCGACTGCGTGCAGGCCGTGCCGTGCAGCACTTCGAAGGGCATCGGACCGGCGTGCCGTTCGTAGAGGGCGATCTGGCGCGCATTGAAATCGACCAGGCCCGGCACTTCCTGCAGCGCGGCGGCCACGCGCTCGAGCAGCGCGCGGCCCTGCGCCTCCCAGCCCGCGTGGTAGCGCAGGATCAGGAAGAAGCCCTTGGGAATGGTCCATTGGCCGAACCCGCGCGGCACGTAGCCCGTGAGCGGCCGCGTCCATTCGTGCGCGGGGTAGCCGTGCAGGTTGACGTGCAGTTGCGCGCCGGAGAGGGCCAGCGCCTGCTCGCGGGCCTCGCGCTCGTAGGGCCGGCCGCCTTCGCGGTACTCCACGTCGTCGCCCAGGGCCGTGTAGCGTGCCGCGTGCTGCATGTGGCGCGGGTGGTGCGCGCCCAGCTCGCGGTGCAGCGCGTAGCCGTCGGGGTTCTCCAGCGGCAGCAGCGCGATGTGCGCGCCGGGCTGCGCGGCCAGGGCCTGGGCTGCGCGCAGGGCGCCCACCACGCCCGAGGTCTCGTTGGCGTGCTGGCCGCCGCTCACGAACACCGGCGCCGCGGTGCCGCGCAGGTAGCGGCCCCACACCGCGCGGCCCTGGCGGGATTGCGCGCCGAACGGCTCACTGCCCCACTGCTGCAGTTCGCGGGCGATGCGCGAGGGCGGCGGCGCCTTGCCCATGGCTTCGAGCGGCAGCTCCGCTTCCGTATCGGCCCAGGCGGCGGCATCCTGCGCGGCGGTGTCGAAGGGACGCATGGCGACGCGCACGCGCGGCGGCGCGCCGGCCGCGGCGGGGCGGACATCGGGCACGAGCTGGCCCGGCTGCAGGCGCCGATCGCCCGGCGGGCGGCCGGAGTGGCGCTGGAAGAATTCGAGCAGCCCGAAGTAGAAGTCCTCGTGCAGGGCCTCGAAGGTACTGATGCATTCGCCCGGCACATCCAGCGGCACTTCGTAGCCGGGCAGGTCCACGCGCAGGTCGAGCCGGTCGAAGTACGGCTCCTGCCGCGGCCACGGATGCGCCTGCACGGCCTCCATGGCGCGCCAGAAGAGGCGCTCGAATTCGGTGTCCTGCGCGGCGTCGAGCAGGTCGGCCGCGCCGGCCGAACTGCCCGCGCGCAGCCAGCCCGTGGGCGAGAGCTGGGGGGTGTCCAGCACGTCGGGCCGCACCTGGTTGGGGGCGAACACGCGGTGCACCTGCTGCGTGCCGTCCGCGCAGGAGAGCGCCACTTCGTAGTGCAAATCGCTCCCGCCGGCATCGAACGACAGTTCGCAGCCCGGCAGCAGCGCGGCGAGCGGGTAGGCCTCCAGCAGGAAGCGCTGGGGCCCCGCACCGGGGTGGACCGGGTAGCGCACCTGCACCGAGACGGGGCGCCCGCCGCCGGGGCCGGCGGGCAGCTCTTCCAGGAACCAGTGCACGAGCGGCTTGTAGGCGCTGCGCAGCCGCGCGTGCACGCCGGCCGCGGCCAGGCGCTGCTCGGCCGCGCGGCGCTCGGCCGGGCCTTCGAAGAGCCAGCCCTCCACGAATCGGCCCTGCCAGCCGGGCTGGGTGAAGCGGTCGATCCAGGCATCGAGCGTGCGGGGTTCGGTGGCGTCGAGCAGGACGGTGGAGTCGGGCGGGGCGGAAGAGGTCATGGGGTGTGTGATGGGCAGCGTGCGGAGAAAGGCAGGGCGGCACGGACCCTGCAAGCGCGGTGCAGGGCGCAGGGTGCCGGGCGCCCTACATTATGGAAACCGATGGCCGCGCGTGCGCACACCGCGCGCCGCAGACTGGAATTCGACGCAAGGACGGAGCATGGCTGGAAACACGTGGCAGTTCTGGGTGGACCGTGGAGGCACCTTCACCGATGTCGTGGGGCGCAGGCCCGACGGATCCCTCGCGACGCACAAGCTGCTTTCGGAGAACCCCGAGCAGTACCGCGACGCGGCCGTGGCCGGCATCCGCCACCTGCTGGGGCTGGAAGCCGGCGCGCCGGTCACACCCGGGCGGGTGGAGTGCGTGAAGATGGGCACCACGGTGGCCACCAATGCGCTGCTGGAGCGCAAGGGCGAACCCACGCTGCTGGTGACCACGCGCGGTTTTCGCGATGCGCTGCGCATCGCCTACCAGAACCGGCCGCGCCTCTTCGACCGGCGCATCGTGCTGCCCGAGCTGCTCTACAGCCGCGTGATCGAGGCGCAGGAGCGCGTGGGCGCGCACGGCGAGGTCGAGGAGCCGCTGGACGAGGCGCACCTGCGCGAGCGCCTGTGGGCGGCGTTCGACGCGGGGCTGCGCAGCGTGGCGGTCGTCTTCATGCACGGCTGGCGCTTCACCGCGCACGAAGCGGCAGCGGCCCGCATCGCGCGCGAGGTGGGCTTCACGCAGGTGAGCGCGTCGCACGCGACGAGCCCGCTCATGAAGTTCGTCGGCCGCGGCGACACCACCGTGGTCGATGCCTACCTCTCGCCCATCCTGCGCCGCTACGTGGACCAGGTGGCGGCCGAGATGCCCGGCGTGCCGCTCTACTTCATGCAGTCTTCCGGCGGGCTGGCCGATGCGCGGCGCTTCAAGGGCAAGGACGCGATCCTTTCGGGCCCCGCAGGCGGCATCGTGGGCATGGCGCGCACCGCGCAGGGCGCGGGCTTCGACCGCGTGATCGGCTTCGACATGGGCGGCACCTCCACCGACGTGAGCCATTTCGCGGGCGAGTTCGAGCGCGAGTTCGAGACCCAGGTGGCCGGCGTGCGCATGCGCGCGCCGATGATGGGCATCCACACGGTGGCGTCCGGCGGCGGATCGCTGCTGGGCTACGACGGCGCGCGCTTCCGCGTGGGGCCCGAGAGCGCGGGCGCGCACCCGGGCCCGGCCTGCTACCGGCGCGGCGGCCCGCTGGCGGTGACCGATGCGAACGTGATGGTGGGCAAGATCCAGCCCGCGCATTTCCCGCACGTCTTCGGGCCGGCGGCGAACGCGCCGCTCGATGCCGGCGTGGTGCGCGAGCGGTTCGGCGACTGGGCGGCGCGCACCGGCCGCGCGCCCGAGGACGTGGCCCACGGCTTCATCCGCATCGCCGTGCAGCAGATGGCCAATGCGATCAAGAAGATCTCGGTGGCGCGCGGCTACGACGTGACGCGCTACACGCTGCAGTGCTTCGGCGGCGCGGGCGGGCAGCATGCGTGCCTGGTGGCCGATGCGCTGGGCATGCAGCGCGTGTTCGTGCACCCGCTCGCGGGCGTGCTCTCGGCCTACGGCATGGGGCTGGCCGACCAGGGCGTGATCCGCGAGCAGGCGGTGGAAGTACCGCTGGAGCCGCCCGCGTGGCCCCAGGTGTCCGCGGCCCTGGACGCGCTGGCCGGGCAGGCGCAGGCCGAGCTGGACGCGCAGCGCTTCGGCAACGGGGGCGGCGCAGAGGGCGGCGCCATTGCCGTGCACCGCCGCGTGCATGTGCGCTATGCCGGCTCCGACGCCGCGCTGGCCGTGCCGTTCGGCGCGCCGCAGGGCGTGGTGGCCGCGTTCGAGGCTGCGTACCGGCAGCGCTACGCCTTCCTGATGCCGGGCCGCGCGCTGGTGGTCGAGGCGGTGTCGGTCGAGGCCGTGCTGGCGGGCGGGGCTCCGGCCGAGTCGCGGCAGGCGCTGCACCCACCGCGCGAGGCGCCGCGCCGCGGCACCGTGCGCGTCTACACCGAAGGCACGGACGGCGAGCCGCGCTGGCACGACGCCGCGCTGGTGGTGCGCGAAGACCTGCGCCCCGGCGACGTGGTGCCCGGCCCCGCCATCATCGCGGAGCCCACGGCCACCACCGTCGTGGAGCCCGGCTGGGAGGCGGCACTCACCGCGCTGGACCATCTCGTGCTGGAGCGCCGCGCGCAGCGCAGCCAGCGCCATGCGGCCGGCACCACGGTGGACCCGGTGCTGCTGGAGGTCTTCAACAACCTTTTCATGAACATTGCCGAGCAGATGGGCCTGCAGCTGCAGAACACCGCGCACTCGGTCAACATCAAGGAGCGGCTGGATTTCTCCTGCGCGCTGTTCGACGCGGAGGGCCAGCTCATCGCCAACGCGCCGCACATGCCCGTGCACCTGGGCAGCATGGGCGAGAGCATCAAGACCGTGATCGCGCGCAATGCCGCGCACATGCGGCCCGGCGACGTGTACGTGCTGAACGATCCCTACCACGGCGGCACGCACCTGCCCGACATCACCGTCATCACGCCGGTCTACATGGGCGACGATGCGGAGGACGGCAGCGCGCGGCCGACCTTCTATGTGGGAAGCCGCGGCCACCATGCCGACGTGGGCGGCGCCACGCCGGGCTCGATGCCGCCGTTCTCCACGCGCATCGAGGAAGAGGGCGTGCAGATCGACAACGTGAAGCTGGTGGAGGACGGCGTGCTGCGCGAAGCGGACATGCTGGCGCTGCTGGCCAGCGGCGACTACCCGGCGCGCAACCCGCAGCAGAACCTGGCCGACCTGAAGGCGCAGATCGCTGCCAACGAAAAGGGCGTGCAGGAGCTGCGCCGGATGGCGGCGCAGTTCGGGCTGCCGGTGGTGCAGGCCTACATGCGCCACGTGCAGGACAACGCCGAGGAGTCGGTGCGCCGCGCGATCACGCGCCTCGCAGCCCGCGTGCGCGAAGGCAGCTTCACGCTGCCGCTGGACAACGGCGCCCGCATCCAGGTGGCGGTGCGCATCGATGCGGCCGACCGCAGCGCGGTGATCGACTTCACCGGCACCTCCCCGCAGCAGGACAACAACTTCAATGCGCCCACGGCGGTGTGCATGGCGGCGGTGCTGTACGTGTTCCGCTCGCTGGTGGACGACGACATCCCGCTCAACGCGGGCTGCCTCAAGCCGCTGCGCGTCGTCATCCCGCCGGGGTCGATGCTGCACCCGCTGCCGCCGGCGTCGGTGGTGGCCGGCAACGTGGAGACCTCCACCTGCATCACCAACGCGCTGCTCGGCGCCCTGGGGGTTTCGGCCGCCAGCCAGTGCACCATGAACAACTTCACCTTCGGCAACGACCGCCACCAGTACTACGAGACCATCGCCGGCGGCAGCGGCGCGGGCGGCGTGTTCGACGATGCGGGCGCGCTGGTGGACGGCTTCGGCGGAACCAGCGTGGTGCAGACCCACATGACCAACTCGCGCCTCACCGATCCGGAGGTGCTGGAGTTCCGCTTTCCGGTGCGGCTGGAGAGCTACGCCCTGCGCGCGGGCTCGGGCGGGGCCGGGCGCTGGAATGGCGGCGACGGCGGCGTGCGGCGCATCCGCTTCCTGGAGCCGATGACGGCGAGCATCCTCTCGAACGGGCGGCAGTCGGGCGCGTTCGGCATGGCGGGCGGCAGCGCGGGCCAGCCGGGGCTCAACCGCGTGGTGCGCGCTCATGGCAAGGTGGAAGTGCTGGGGCACATCGGCCAGGCGCGCATGCAGCCGGGCGACGTGTTCGAGATCCACACGCCGGGCGGCGGGGGCTTCGGATCGCCGGATTCAGGGTGAAAACCCCTCCATGCCGCCGGATTCATTCAATAGTTTGCTATTATTTTTGTAGCAAATGACTGCGATGGATGTCCTCACGAATCGCGTTCGGCGGTCTTGTCCGCGTCCCGGCTGAGGCTGGGCGGGACGTCGCGGCCGGCGCGCCGCGCGCGGAAGAGGGCGGCGCGCATGAGGAAGATGTTGGTCACCGGCACCGTCACGGCCACGAACAGCGCTATGAGCAGCGGGTGCAGCGCGAGGCCGTGGCCCGCCACCGAGAAGTACAGCAGGGTGCCGTGCATGATGCACCAGCAGCCCATGGTCGCGATGATCGAGGGCGCGTGCACGCGCTCGAAGTAGGTCTTGAGGCGCAGCAGCCCGATCGAGCCCAGCAGCGCGATGCCCGCACCCGCGATCACCAGCACGGCCACGGCGATCTCGGCCCACAGCGGCAGCGCGGTGCCGTTCATTCGATCACCTCGCCGCGCAGCAGGAACTTCGCCATCGCCGTGGAACTGGCGAAGCCCAGCAGCGCGATGAGCAGCGCCGCCTCGAAATAATGCGTGCTGCCGTAGTAGATGCCCAGCACCAGCATGGACAGCATGCCGCTCTGGTACATGCAGTCCAGCGCCAGCACACGGTCCTGCGCCGAGGGGCCCTTGAGCATGCGCACCAGGGCGCACACGATGGCCAGGGAAAGCATTCCCAACGCGATGGGCAGGGCCCAGGAAAGCACGGGGCTGGTGGTCATCGTCATGATTCGAAGATCTCCATCAGGGGGCGCTCGTAGCGCTGCTTGACGTGGTCGATCACGGCCTGGGGGCTGTCGAGTTCGAGCACGTGCAGCATCAGCACCGATCGGTCCAGCGACAGCTCGGCCCAGGACGTGCCCGGTGTGATGCAGACGATCACCGCCAGCACGGCCAGGCCGTTGGCGTCGCGCAGGTCGAGCGGGATCTGCACGAAGCCCGATGCGTGGGCGCGCCGCGACGGAAACGCCAGGAAGCGCACCACGTTCAGGTTGGACAGCGAGGTGTCCACCAGCACCGACACCGCCAGGCGCAGCACCGTGCCCGGGCGGCGCACGCGCACCGGCAGCGGCCGCAGACCGCGCGTGAGCAAAGGAATCAGCACGCCCACCAGCACGGCCAGGATGATCTGGCCTGCACCGAGCGACCGGTTGAGCAGCAGCCACATGGCGGCGAGCGCGATCGACAGCAGGGGCGCGGGAAAGAGCCGCTTCATCATGGGGCGGTCCCTCCCGGCGTGGGTATGCGCGCGGCAGCGCCTTCGGCCGCGGCACTGGCGGCCATGTCGAGCGCCCTGCGCGCGCTGGCACCGGCACCGGCGCCCTCGGGCGTGGCGGGGCCCGGCAGCGGGCGGGCCGACATCACGGCATCGATGTAGCCGCGCGGCGCGTGCAGCGCGTTCGCCGTGGCCTGGGTGAACTGCATCACCGGCCCGGCCTGCAGCGCCAGCCCGATGCAGCCGGCCAGCAGCACGGCGATGGGCACGCCTTCCAGCACGCGCAGCTGCGGCGCGGGACGGTCGTGCGTGGTCCAGAAATGCCGCATCCCCGTGCGCGTGAGCGCCAGCAGCGCGAGCAGTCCCGTGGCGATCAGCATGGCGAACAGCACCCAGCCCACTACGCCAGTCTGCGCGCCGGGCGACACGCCCAGGCCCAGCGGATTGAGCAGGGCGGTGAGCATCGCGAACTTGCCCACGAAGCCCGAGAGCGGCGGCAGCCCCGCGATCACGAGCGTGCACAGCAGGAAGGCCAGGCCCAGGAAGGCGGCGGCGGCGGGGATCACGCGGCCCACGAGCACCATTTCCTGCTCGTCGAGGTTGAGGCGCTCGGTGGGCACCAGCTCGGGCGTGAGGAAGGGGGCGTCGTCGTCCAGTTCGTGCGGGGCCAGTGTGGAGCCGTCGTTGCGCCAGCGGTCGATGAGGTCGGTCAGCAGGAACAGCGCGCTCACGGCCAGCGTGGAACTGGGCAGGTAGTAGAGCAGGCCCGCCGTGAGCAGGTTCTGCCCGAAGCCCGAGGCGGCGAGCAGCGTGCCCGACGAAAGGATGGCCGCGTAGCCGGCCAGCGTGGCGATGCGCTGCGAGCCCAGCATGCCGATCGCGCCGAAGGCCATCGTGATGAGCCCGCCGCCGATGAGCCAGAGGCTGCCGAAATGCGCGGACGGCCCGGCCTCCTGGCCGAACATGAGCGTCCAGAGCCGCAGGATGGTGTACACGCCCACCTTGGTCATCAGCGCGAACAGCGCCCCGGCCGGCGCGCTGGCCGCGCTGTAGGCCGGCACCAGCCAGAAGTTCAGCGGCCACACGGCGGCCTTGATGAGGAAAGCCGTCGCCAGGATGCCCGCGGCGGTGTGCAGCAGCCCGCGGTCGGCATCGGCCACGTGCGGGATGGTCTGCGCGAGATCGGCCATGTTGAGCGTGCCCGTGATGCCGTAGAGCATCGACACACCGATGAGGAACAGCGAAGACGCCGCGAGGTTGATCGCGATGTAGTGCAGGCCCGCCTGCACGCGCACCCGCCCCGAGCCGTGCAGCAGCAGCCCGTAGGACGCGGCCAGCATGATCTCGAAGAACACGAACAGGTTGAACAGGTCGGCCGTGAGGAAGGCCCCGGCCAGCCCCATGAGCTGGAACTGGAAGAGCGGATGGAAATGCACGCCCGCGCGGTGCCAGCGTGCTGCCGCGAAGACGATGGCGCACGCCGCGATGGCGCTGGTGAGCACCAGCATGAGCGCCGAGAGCCGGTCCAGCGCGAGCACGATGCCGAACGGCGCCGGCCAGTTGCCCGGCAGGTACACGCCCATCGTCACGGGCTTGCCGCTCTGGTGCGTCCAGAACAGCAGCGCGAGCGATACGCCCAGGCCGATCAACGTGGACACCAGGTTCATGCCCAGCTTGAGCCGCTGCCGCTCCTCGCGCAGCAGCAGCATCAGCGCCGCGGTCAGGAGCGGCAGCATGATGGGCGCGAGCATCAGGTGCGGCATCAGCGCCGCGACGGCCTGCGACCACTGGGCCTGGAGGGCGGCGTTCATGGTCGGCCTCCCGCGGAGCGGCGCTGCGGCGTACGGGGACCGGTCATGGCATCTCCTGCACGTCGTGCGAGAGCGAGCCGTCCACATGGTCGGTGCCCGACATGCCGCGCGACGCCAGCAGCACCACCAGGAAGAGCGCCGTCATGGCGAAGCCGATCACGATGGCCGTGAGCACCAGCGCCTGGGGCATCGGATCGGCGTAGTGCTGCAGATCCTGCGGAATGCCGTCGATCAGAACGGGCTCCTTGCCCACCGCCAGGCCCAGGCGGCCCATGCTGAAGATGAACAGGTTCACGGCGTAGGAGAGCAGCGCCAGGCCCATGATGACCTGGTAGGTCCGCGGGCGCAGCACCAGCCACACGCCGGAGCCTGCGAGCACGCCGATGGCGACGGCAAGAACGATTTCCATCAGCGGTTTCCTCCGGGGGCGGTGGCGGCGGCTCCGCCCTGCGCGGCGGCCACGGCGGCCGGCGTCTTCTGTTCGGCCGCCTGCGCGGCCTCGGCGGACTGGGCCGATTCCTCGGCCTCGCGCTCTTCCGCCAGCCGTGCGTGGTAGCGGTGGCCGCGCACCGACTGGTGGGCGATGGCCGTCAGCATGAGCAGCGTGGCACCGACCACCAGCGCGAACACGCCGATGTCGAAGAACAGCGCGCTCGCCAGGTGCACGTCGCCCACCACGGGCAGGTGCAGGTGCGCGGTGTGGCTGGTGAGGAAGGGATAGCCGAAGAAGAGCGCACCGGCCCCGGTGCCCAGCGCGAAGAGCAGGCCGGTGGCGATCCAGCGGCGCGGGTAGAGCGCCAGGTGCGCCTCCACCCACTGCGTGCCCGAGATGATGTACTGCAGCAGCAGGCCCACCGACAGCACGAGCCCGGCCACGAAGCCGCCGCCGGGCTGGTTGTGGCCACGCATGAACATGTAGAACGAGACCAGCAGCGTGAACGGCAGCAGCAGGCGCACCAGCACCGCAGGCACCATGAGGTAGCCCACGGCGGTGTCCGCCGCGTTGCGCGGGTTCAGCAGGTCAGTCTGCAGATCGGCCGGCATGTTGCGCTGCTGCTCGGGCAGGTCCATCGTCTCCCGCGCGGGGCGGAAGCGCCGCAGCAGCGCGTACACGGTGAGTGCGACGATGCCCAGCACGACGATCTCGCCGAAGGTATCGAAGCCGCGGAAGTCGACCAGCATCACGTTGACCACGTTGGTCCCGCCACCTTCGGTCAGCGCACGTTCCAGGAAGAAGGTGGAGGTGCTCTCGGGGAAGGGGCGGCTCATCATCACGTAGGCCAGCCAGCCGAGGCCGCCGCCCGCGAGCAGGGAGATCAGCAGGTCGCGTGCGCGGCGCACGCGCGGCAACCCGACCGGCGGCGCCACGGTGCGCAGGCGTTCGTCGCGCCGCGGCAGCCAGCGCAGCCCGAGCAGGATGAGTACGGTGGTCACGATCTCCACCACGATCTGCGTGAGCGCGAGGTCGGGGGCCGAGAACCACAGGAAGGTGATGCAGGTGCACAGCCCCGCTCCGCCGAGCAGCGCCAGGGCCGCCAGCCGGTGGTACTTGGCCTGCCATGCAGCGCCCACCGCGCAGATCGAGCCCACCGCCCACAGCACCACGAACGTGGGCGACAGCGGCAGCGTGCCCCGGTCGCCGAGCAGCAGGCCGCGCGTCCAGAGCGGCAGCGTGGCGGCCACCAGCGCGGCGCAGACCAGCCACAGCATCTGCCACTGCAGGCGCGGCGTGCCGAGCATGCGGCGGCCCCGGTAGCCGGCCAGCGTGAGCAGCGTGAACAGCGCCTCGAAGATGCGCTTGCCGCTCACGCGGTAGATGAGCGGTGCGGCGTCGATGCGGCCCGCCTCGCGCTGCTTGCGCAGCAGCATGTAGAGGGCGGTGCCGCCCGCCAGCGCGATCAGGCTCATGACGAACGGCGTGTTGAAGCCGTGCCAGATCGCCAGGCTGAATTCGGGCATGGTGCCGCCGACCACCGGCCGCGCCGCGGCGTCCAGGTAGTGGCCCACCGACCAGGCCGGCAGGGTGCCGACCACGAGGCAGGCAAGCACGAGCAGTTCGACCGGCACCCGCATCCAGTGGGGCGGCTCGTGCGGCTCGCGCGGCAGGTCCTCGGCTTTCGGGCCCCAGAACACATCCACCGTGAACCGCAGCGAATACGCCACGCTGAACACGCCCGCCAGCGTGGCCGCCACGGGGAGCGCGATCGCGATGAAGGGCGATGCATCGAGGAACACCGTCTCGGCGAAGAACATTTCCTTGGAGAGGAACCCGTTGAGGAGCGGCACGCCGGCCATCGCCGCGCTGGCCACCATGGCCAGCGTGGAGGTCACGGGCATCATCCGCCGCAGCCCGGAGAGCCGCCGGATGTCGCGCGTGCCGCTTTCATGGTCCACGATGCCGGCCGCCATGAAGAGCGAGGCCTTGAAGGTGGCGTGGTTCATGATGTGGAACACGGCCGCCACGGCCGCCAGCGGGCTGTTGAGGCCCAGCAGCAGGGTGATCAGCCCGAGGTGGGAAATGGTCGAATAGGCCAGCAGCCCCTTCAGGTCGTGCTGGAACATCGCCGCGTAGCCGCCGATGAGCAAGGTGCAGACGCCCGCTCCGCCCACGATCCAGAACCAGGGCTCGGTGCCGCCCATCACCGGCCACATGCGCGCCAGCAGGAACACGCCGGCCTTCACCATCGTGGCCGAATGCAGGTAGGCCGACACGGGGGTGGGCGCGGCCATCGCGTTCGGCAGCCAGAAGTGGAACGGGAACTGCGCGCTCTTGGTGAGCGCACCCAGCAGGACGAGTACCAGTGCGGTGAGGTAGAGCGGATGCGCCCGCACCATCTCGCCGGCGGCGAGCACCCGGTCCAGGTCGTAGCTGCCCACGATGTGCCCCAGCACCAGCACGCCGGCCAGCAGGCACAGCCCGCCGGTGCCGGTGACCGTGAGCGCCATGCGCGCACCGCTGCGCGCGTCCTTGCGGTGGTGCCAGTAGCCGATCAGCAGGAAGGAGAAGAGGCTCGTCAGCTCCCAGAAGAAGACGAGCTGGATCAGGTTGCCCGAGAGCACCACGCCGGTCATGGCGCCCATGAAGGCGAGGAAGAACGAGAAGAAGCGCGGCACCGGGTCGGCGGCGGACATGTAGTAGCGCGCATAGAGCACCACCAGCGAGCCTATGCCCAGCACCAGCATGCAGAACATCCACGCGAATCCGTCCATGCGGATGACGAGGTTCAGCCCCAGGTCCGGCAGCCACGCGATCTCCTGCCGCAC
The DNA window shown above is from Acidovorax sp. NCPPB 4044 and carries:
- a CDS encoding peptidase M14, with protein sequence MTSSAPPDSTVLLDATEPRTLDAWIDRFTQPGWQGRFVEGWLFEGPAERRAAEQRLAAAGVHARLRSAYKPLVHWFLEELPAGPGGGRPVSVQVRYPVHPGAGPQRFLLEAYPLAALLPGCELSFDAGGSDLHYEVALSCADGTQQVHRVFAPNQVRPDVLDTPQLSPTGWLRAGSSAGAADLLDAAQDTEFERLFWRAMEAVQAHPWPRQEPYFDRLDLRVDLPGYEVPLDVPGECISTFEALHEDFYFGLLEFFQRHSGRPPGDRRLQPGQLVPDVRPAAAGAPPRVRVAMRPFDTAAQDAAAWADTEAELPLEAMGKAPPPSRIARELQQWGSEPFGAQSRQGRAVWGRYLRGTAAPVFVSGGQHANETSGVVGALRAAQALAAQPGAHIALLPLENPDGYALHRELGAHHPRHMQHAARYTALGDDVEYREGGRPYEREAREQALALSGAQLHVNLHGYPAHEWTRPLTGYVPRGFGQWTIPKGFFLILRYHAGWEAQGRALLERVAAALQEVPGLVDFNARQIALYERHAGPMPFEVLHGTACTQSEVPRGAPVTLITEFPDETVDGDDFRFAHTAQCAAVLAAVRAWQDIVAEHGPAGAP
- a CDS encoding hydantoinase B/oxoprolinase family protein, whose translation is MAGNTWQFWVDRGGTFTDVVGRRPDGSLATHKLLSENPEQYRDAAVAGIRHLLGLEAGAPVTPGRVECVKMGTTVATNALLERKGEPTLLVTTRGFRDALRIAYQNRPRLFDRRIVLPELLYSRVIEAQERVGAHGEVEEPLDEAHLRERLWAAFDAGLRSVAVVFMHGWRFTAHEAAAARIAREVGFTQVSASHATSPLMKFVGRGDTTVVDAYLSPILRRYVDQVAAEMPGVPLYFMQSSGGLADARRFKGKDAILSGPAGGIVGMARTAQGAGFDRVIGFDMGGTSTDVSHFAGEFEREFETQVAGVRMRAPMMGIHTVASGGGSLLGYDGARFRVGPESAGAHPGPACYRRGGPLAVTDANVMVGKIQPAHFPHVFGPAANAPLDAGVVRERFGDWAARTGRAPEDVAHGFIRIAVQQMANAIKKISVARGYDVTRYTLQCFGGAGGQHACLVADALGMQRVFVHPLAGVLSAYGMGLADQGVIREQAVEVPLEPPAWPQVSAALDALAGQAQAELDAQRFGNGGGAEGGAIAVHRRVHVRYAGSDAALAVPFGAPQGVVAAFEAAYRQRYAFLMPGRALVVEAVSVEAVLAGGAPAESRQALHPPREAPRRGTVRVYTEGTDGEPRWHDAALVVREDLRPGDVVPGPAIIAEPTATTVVEPGWEAALTALDHLVLERRAQRSQRHAAGTTVDPVLLEVFNNLFMNIAEQMGLQLQNTAHSVNIKERLDFSCALFDAEGQLIANAPHMPVHLGSMGESIKTVIARNAAHMRPGDVYVLNDPYHGGTHLPDITVITPVYMGDDAEDGSARPTFYVGSRGHHADVGGATPGSMPPFSTRIEEEGVQIDNVKLVEDGVLREADMLALLASGDYPARNPQQNLADLKAQIAANEKGVQELRRMAAQFGLPVVQAYMRHVQDNAEESVRRAITRLAARVREGSFTLPLDNGARIQVAVRIDAADRSAVIDFTGTSPQQDNNFNAPTAVCMAAVLYVFRSLVDDDIPLNAGCLKPLRVVIPPGSMLHPLPPASVVAGNVETSTCITNALLGALGVSAASQCTMNNFTFGNDRHQYYETIAGGSGAGGVFDDAGALVDGFGGTSVVQTHMTNSRLTDPEVLEFRFPVRLESYALRAGSGGAGRWNGGDGGVRRIRFLEPMTASILSNGRQSGAFGMAGGSAGQPGLNRVVRAHGKVEVLGHIGQARMQPGDVFEIHTPGGGGFGSPDSG
- a CDS encoding monovalent cation/H(+) antiporter subunit G, with amino-acid sequence MNGTALPLWAEIAVAVLVIAGAGIALLGSIGLLRLKTYFERVHAPSIIATMGCWCIMHGTLLYFSVAGHGLALHPLLIALFVAVTVPVTNIFLMRAALFRARRAGRDVPPSLSRDADKTAERDS
- a CDS encoding K+/H+ antiporter subunit F; amino-acid sequence: MTMTTSPVLSWALPIALGMLSLAIVCALVRMLKGPSAQDRVLALDCMYQSGMLSMLVLGIYYGSTHYFEAALLIALLGFASSTAMAKFLLRGEVIE
- a CDS encoding Na+/H+ antiporter subunit E, producing MMKRLFPAPLLSIALAAMWLLLNRSLGAGQIILAVLVGVLIPLLTRGLRPLPVRVRRPGTVLRLAVSVLVDTSLSNLNVVRFLAFPSRRAHASGFVQIPLDLRDANGLAVLAVIVCITPGTSWAELSLDRSVLMLHVLELDSPQAVIDHVKQRYERPLMEIFES
- a CDS encoding monovalent cation/H+ antiporter subunit D; this encodes MNAALQAQWSQAVAALMPHLMLAPIMLPLLTAALMLLLREERQRLKLGMNLVSTLIGLGVSLALLFWTHQSGKPVTMGVYLPGNWPAPFGIVLALDRLSALMLVLTSAIAACAIVFAAARWHRAGVHFHPLFQFQLMGLAGAFLTADLFNLFVFFEIMLAASYGLLLHGSGRVRVQAGLHYIAINLAASSLFLIGVSMLYGITGTLNMADLAQTIPHVADADRGLLHTAAGILATAFLIKAAVWPLNFWLVPAYSAASAPAGALFALMTKVGVYTILRLWTLMFGQEAGPSAHFGSLWLIGGGLITMAFGAIGMLGSQRIATLAGYAAILSSGTLLAASGFGQNLLTAGLLYYLPSSTLAVSALFLLTDLIDRWRNDGSTLAPHELDDDAPFLTPELVPTERLNLDEQEMVLVGRVIPAAAAFLGLAFLLCTLVIAGLPPLSGFVGKFAMLTALLNPLGLGVSPGAQTGVVGWVLFAMLIATGLLALLALTRTGMRHFWTTHDRPAPQLRVLEGVPIAVLLAGCIGLALQAGPVMQFTQATANALHAPRGYIDAVMSARPLPGPATPEGAGAGASARRALDMAASAAAEGAAARIPTPGGTAP
- a CDS encoding Na+/H+ antiporter subunit C, producing the protein MEIVLAVAIGVLAGSGVWLVLRPRTYQVIMGLALLSYAVNLFIFSMGRLGLAVGKEPVLIDGIPQDLQHYADPMPQALVLTAIVIGFAMTALFLVVLLASRGMSGTDHVDGSLSHDVQEMP